The proteins below are encoded in one region of Streptomyces roseirectus:
- a CDS encoding NAD(P)/FAD-dependent oxidoreductase, giving the protein MRESTQILVIGGGPAGSTAAGLLAKEGFEVTLVEREKFPRYHIGESILPSCRPILEHLGVWDKVNRHGFQPKGGAYFFWGPEEWEVNFNGLGADGTNAWQVVRSEFDEILLRHAAELGVTVVEETTVKEVHFEDGRPVAASWAGTKDPSRSGRISFDYVIDASGRTGLIAARQQKNRTYHEVFQNVAAWTYWKGVKRLDRGPDGAIAVCSAPDGWFWVIPLHDGTTSVGLVTGRDIFNEKKRLQGGIQEVYDKVITECPQVAGMLEGAEQVAGMKVEQDYSYTADAFCGPGYLLSGDAACFLDPLLSTGVHLATYSGMLSAAALGSVLRGEVEEDEAWDFYQTVYRHAYERLLVLVSVFYESYRGKEHHFYNAQRLTQSQRDSLNLQEAFNRIVTGIADMDDAQDVYASVHAHLNGAESGDPNPLANLNKVHEQKQAPMNPANAVGGLYLTFGPKLGLRRAEGTQGR; this is encoded by the coding sequence ATGCGCGAGTCCACGCAGATCCTGGTCATCGGGGGAGGGCCCGCCGGGTCGACGGCGGCTGGGCTGTTGGCGAAGGAGGGGTTCGAGGTCACGTTGGTGGAGCGGGAGAAGTTCCCGCGCTATCACATCGGGGAGTCGATCCTGCCGTCGTGCCGGCCGATCCTGGAGCACCTGGGGGTCTGGGACAAGGTCAACCGGCACGGGTTCCAGCCGAAGGGGGGCGCGTACTTCTTCTGGGGGCCCGAGGAGTGGGAAGTGAACTTCAACGGGCTCGGCGCCGACGGCACCAACGCCTGGCAGGTCGTCCGCTCGGAGTTCGACGAGATACTGCTGCGCCACGCGGCCGAGCTGGGCGTGACCGTCGTCGAGGAGACCACCGTCAAGGAGGTGCACTTCGAGGACGGGCGGCCCGTCGCCGCGAGCTGGGCCGGTACCAAGGACCCCTCGCGCAGCGGACGGATCTCGTTCGACTACGTCATCGACGCCTCCGGCCGCACCGGCCTGATCGCCGCCCGGCAGCAGAAGAACCGCACGTACCACGAGGTGTTCCAGAACGTCGCCGCGTGGACGTACTGGAAGGGCGTCAAGCGCCTGGACCGGGGCCCGGACGGCGCGATCGCCGTGTGCTCCGCGCCCGACGGCTGGTTCTGGGTGATCCCGCTGCACGACGGGACGACGAGCGTCGGCCTGGTCACCGGCCGGGACATCTTCAACGAGAAGAAGCGCCTCCAGGGCGGCATCCAGGAGGTGTACGACAAGGTCATCACCGAGTGCCCGCAGGTCGCCGGAATGCTGGAGGGCGCCGAACAGGTCGCCGGCATGAAGGTCGAGCAGGACTACTCGTACACCGCCGACGCGTTCTGCGGCCCCGGCTACCTCCTCAGCGGCGACGCCGCCTGCTTCCTGGACCCCCTGCTCTCCACCGGCGTCCACCTCGCCACCTACAGCGGCATGTTGAGCGCCGCGGCCCTCGGCAGCGTCCTACGCGGCGAGGTAGAGGAGGACGAGGCGTGGGACTTCTACCAGACCGTCTACCGGCACGCCTACGAACGTCTCCTGGTCCTCGTCTCCGTGTTCTACGAGAGCTACCGGGGCAAGGAGCACCACTTCTACAACGCCCAGCGCCTCACCCAGAGCCAGCGCGACAGCCTGAACCTCCAGGAGGCGTTCAACCGCATCGTCACCGGCATCGCCGACATGGACGACGCGCAGGACGTCTACGCCAGCGTCCACGCCCACCTCAACGGCGCCGAGAGCGGCGACCCCAACCCGCTCGCCAACCTCAACAAGGTGCACGAGCAGAAGCAGGCCCCGATGAATCCGGCCAACGCGGTCGGCGGCCTCTACCTCACCTTCGGCCCGAAACTGGGCCTGCGCCGCGCCGAAGGGACCCAGGGCCGATGA
- a CDS encoding VOC family protein, with protein MRTSSNARRWAASTGVAALLLVGLNGVGNAMAEPEAGQTAPVAAAAPARFGQPNLYTSDVDKMLDFYNKALGFQVDFRFPAAGTAAFGTVSKGSAYYITFTSFDTIKQNTPLKHIGKSTQKQSDVAVLVADVDAAFATAKNAGAKVLMAPKDQPWGERQAYVADPEGNLVQISTHSDH; from the coding sequence ATGAGGACGTCGTCGAACGCGCGAAGATGGGCCGCGAGCACGGGGGTCGCCGCGCTGCTGCTGGTGGGGCTGAACGGTGTGGGGAACGCGATGGCGGAGCCGGAGGCGGGGCAGACCGCGCCGGTGGCCGCAGCCGCGCCGGCCCGTTTCGGTCAGCCGAACCTCTACACCAGCGACGTCGACAAGATGCTGGACTTCTACAACAAGGCCCTGGGTTTCCAGGTGGACTTCCGGTTCCCGGCGGCGGGGACCGCGGCGTTCGGAACGGTCTCCAAGGGGAGCGCCTACTACATCACTTTCACGTCGTTCGACACGATCAAGCAGAACACCCCGCTGAAGCACATCGGCAAGTCCACGCAGAAGCAGTCGGACGTGGCCGTGCTCGTCGCGGACGTGGACGCCGCCTTCGCCACGGCGAAGAACGCGGGCGCGAAGGTGCTGATGGCTCCCAAGGACCAGCCCTGGGGCGAGCGCCAGGCGTACGTGGCCGACCCCGAGGGCAACCTCGTGCAGATCTCCACGCACTCCGACCACTGA
- a CDS encoding FAD-dependent monooxygenase produces the protein MNTRSAALIGCGIAGPVLALFLRKAGIEAVIYEGSAEPRDDAGAFLNLAPNGLAVLDTLGIREDVEQYGALTTSTAFLNHHGKKLGENPAETLLLKRGLLNKGLREAAVRHGIRVEYGKFFETVVETPDGVLIRFADGSTAEADILIGCDGIHSKTRYTVMPDAPHPEYTGVIGTAGYTRSRDAAPADGVMRMSFCYKGFFGYQTIPGGEVYWFENYHEPVEPARGETERTPHDVWKSRLLERHKRDHHPVSAIIDSTPEGIIGYPIYDMLTLPVWHRGKVCLVGDAAHATSPHVGQGASMAMEDAIVLAKCLRDLPTPQRAFAAFQAIRQDRVEKIIKEGRRTGNQKAAPNGLARAVRDLVLPFFLKLGVKATIPVYSYRVSWEEKVAENAVAAAR, from the coding sequence ATGAACACCAGGAGTGCGGCCCTCATCGGCTGCGGTATCGCCGGACCGGTTCTGGCCCTTTTCCTGCGGAAGGCCGGCATCGAGGCCGTCATCTACGAAGGCAGCGCCGAACCCCGTGACGACGCGGGCGCCTTCCTCAACCTCGCGCCCAACGGCCTCGCCGTCCTCGACACCCTCGGCATCCGGGAGGACGTCGAGCAGTACGGCGCCCTGACCACCAGCACCGCCTTCCTCAACCACCACGGCAAGAAGCTCGGCGAGAACCCCGCCGAGACCCTGCTCCTCAAGCGCGGCCTGCTCAACAAGGGGCTGCGCGAGGCGGCCGTGCGGCACGGCATCCGGGTCGAGTACGGCAAGTTCTTCGAGACGGTCGTGGAGACGCCGGACGGCGTGCTGATCCGGTTCGCCGACGGGTCCACCGCCGAGGCGGACATCCTCATCGGCTGCGACGGCATCCACTCCAAGACCCGCTACACCGTCATGCCCGACGCCCCCCACCCCGAGTACACCGGGGTGATCGGCACCGCCGGCTACACCCGCTCGCGGGACGCGGCGCCGGCGGACGGCGTGATGCGGATGTCCTTCTGCTACAAGGGCTTCTTCGGTTACCAGACCATCCCCGGCGGGGAGGTCTACTGGTTCGAGAACTACCACGAGCCCGTCGAGCCGGCCCGGGGCGAGACCGAGCGCACGCCGCACGACGTGTGGAAGTCCCGGCTCCTGGAGCGGCACAAGCGTGACCACCACCCGGTGTCGGCGATCATCGACTCCACGCCGGAGGGGATCATCGGCTACCCCATCTACGACATGCTGACGCTGCCGGTGTGGCACCGGGGCAAGGTCTGTCTCGTCGGCGACGCGGCGCACGCGACCTCGCCGCACGTCGGGCAGGGGGCGTCGATGGCCATGGAGGACGCGATCGTGCTGGCCAAGTGCCTGCGGGATCTGCCGACGCCGCAGCGGGCGTTCGCCGCGTTCCAGGCGATCCGGCAGGACCGGGTCGAGAAGATCATCAAGGAAGGGCGGAGGACGGGGAACCAGAAGGCCGCGCCCAACGGGCTCGCGCGGGCCGTGCGGGACCTGGTGCTGCCGTTCTTCCTCAAGCTCGGCGTCAAGGCGACCATCCCCGTGTACTCCTACCGGGTCTCCTGGGAGGAGAAGGTGGCCGAGAACGCCGTGGCCGCCGCCCGCTGA
- a CDS encoding multicopper oxidase family protein: MEPGGGAPAKRPRTIRRRILLFTGGLLGIGVLGAGAYAANFAVAYRGRKLSNVGDLSFENKVRVPPLLEGKDDGSGRRVFELTAQTGESELLPGKKTPTWGVNGAFLGPTLRVRRGQKISVSLTNKLPESTTLHWHGMHLPAEMDGGPHQMVRPGETWNPQWEIAQPASTLWYHPHPHQNTADHVSRGVAGLFIVEDDEADRAGLPRDYGVDDIPLILQDRAFDDDGSIDLRGASFLQSLAGVGSPGVLGDKILVNGTYNPHVEVSTSLVRFRLLNGSNARSYNLAFTDSREFHLVAQENGLLEQPLPLRRLQLSPGERAEIVVAFKPGEKVVLRSYPPELGLSFPTKRFGGGEDTFDMIEVRAKSRLAASAPLPGRLRGAQAAIAVPADARVRTFDFNSTVINGKGMDMSRIDEVCPAGKTEIWEVSGDAEVVHNFHVHGLTFNVIDYDGKKPDAWLRGPKDTVRVPPGGTMRLAVTLPPYTDPKTPYMFHCHILRHEDVGMMGQFTVVKPGTEGSAPRSIEASHH, from the coding sequence ATGGAGCCCGGCGGTGGGGCGCCCGCGAAGCGGCCCAGGACCATCCGCCGCAGGATCCTGCTGTTCACCGGGGGCCTGCTCGGCATCGGCGTGCTCGGCGCGGGCGCCTACGCCGCCAACTTCGCCGTCGCCTACCGGGGCCGCAAGCTCAGCAACGTCGGCGACCTCTCCTTCGAGAACAAGGTGCGCGTCCCCCCGCTCCTGGAGGGCAAGGACGACGGCTCGGGACGCCGGGTCTTCGAACTCACCGCCCAGACCGGCGAGAGCGAACTGCTGCCCGGCAAGAAGACCCCGACCTGGGGCGTCAACGGCGCCTTCCTCGGCCCCACGCTCCGGGTGCGCCGGGGCCAGAAGATCTCCGTCTCCCTCACCAACAAGCTCCCCGAGTCGACGACCCTCCACTGGCACGGCATGCACCTGCCCGCCGAGATGGACGGCGGCCCGCACCAGATGGTCCGCCCCGGCGAGACCTGGAACCCCCAGTGGGAGATCGCCCAGCCCGCCTCGACCCTCTGGTACCACCCCCACCCCCACCAGAACACCGCCGACCACGTCTCACGCGGCGTGGCCGGCCTGTTCATCGTCGAGGACGACGAGGCGGACCGGGCCGGACTCCCGCGCGACTACGGCGTGGACGACATCCCGCTGATCCTCCAGGACCGCGCCTTCGACGACGACGGCTCCATCGACCTGCGCGGCGCGTCCTTCCTCCAGAGCCTCGCCGGGGTCGGCAGCCCCGGCGTCCTCGGCGACAAGATCCTCGTCAACGGCACCTACAACCCCCACGTCGAGGTGTCCACCTCGCTCGTCCGGTTCCGGCTGCTGAACGGGTCCAACGCCCGCTCCTACAACCTGGCGTTCACCGACAGCCGCGAGTTCCACCTCGTCGCCCAGGAGAACGGGCTGCTCGAACAGCCGCTGCCGCTGCGCCGGTTGCAGCTGTCGCCGGGGGAACGCGCCGAGATCGTCGTCGCGTTCAAGCCCGGGGAGAAGGTCGTCCTGCGCAGCTATCCGCCGGAGCTCGGGCTGTCGTTCCCGACGAAGCGGTTCGGGGGCGGGGAGGACACCTTCGACATGATCGAGGTGCGGGCCAAGAGCCGGCTCGCCGCGTCGGCGCCGCTGCCCGGACGGCTGCGCGGGGCGCAGGCCGCCATCGCGGTGCCGGCGGACGCGCGGGTGCGGACGTTCGACTTCAACAGCACCGTGATCAACGGCAAGGGCATGGACATGAGCCGGATCGACGAGGTCTGCCCGGCCGGGAAGACCGAGATCTGGGAGGTGAGCGGGGACGCGGAGGTCGTCCACAACTTCCACGTCCACGGGCTCACGTTCAACGTCATCGACTACGACGGGAAGAAGCCGGACGCCTGGCTGCGGGGGCCCAAGGACACGGTGCGGGTGCCGCCGGGCGGGACCATGCGGCTCGCGGTCACGCTGCCGCCGTACACCGACCCGAAGACGCCGTACATGTTCCACTGCCACATCCTGCGCCACGAGGACGTGGGGATGATGGGGCAGTTCACGGTCGTGAAGCCGGGCACGGAAGGCAGTGCCCCGCGCAGCATCGAAGCGTCGCACCACTGA